GTTTCCAGGCAAATGGTAAAACGATTACAACATCGGATCAACTTCTTCAGACACTTATAGGGTTGAAAAACTAATTTTTAATCCTATTTTGCTATAATCTCTTTATTAAAAAATGAAGAGGTTATATCGATGCAATTCTCCGCTCCACTTAAATCAAACTCAAAAAAAATCATGTTGCTAGGTTCAGGTGAACTTGGTAAAGAAGTTATTATCGAAGCACAACGTTTAGGACTTGAAACTATCGCAGTAGATAAGTATGAAAATGCTCCTGCTCATCAAGTAGCACATAGAAGTTATGTTGTAGATATGCAAAACAAAGATGCTCTTTTAGAGATTATCTATCGTGAAAAACCACACTACATCCTACCTGAGATCGAAGCTCTTTCAATTGATGCTCTTTTTGAAGCAGAAGATAAAGGTTACAACGTTATTCCAAATGCTAATGCTGTTTCAAAAACAATGAACAGAAAAAACATTAGAACTTTTGCTGCTGAAACATTAGGTCTTAAAACAGGTCCATACAAGTTTGTGACAACTGAAGAGGGTTTAATGGGTGCAGCACGTGAATTAGGTTTCCCATGTGTTATCAAGCCTGTAATGAGTTCAAGCGGTCATGGTCAGTCAATTGCAAGATCAGAAGCTGATATTCCAAACTCTTGGGATATGGCAAAAGAGGCACGTGGAGATGCGAGTGAGTTAATTGTTGAAGCGTTTGTTGATTTTGACTATGAGATCACGATGCTTACTGCTCGTAACGGTAAAGAGACAGTATTTTGTGAGCCTATCGGGCATGAGCAAAGAGACGGTGACTATGTTTTCTCTTGGCAGCCGATGGAGATGAGTGAAGTTGCAAAACAAAAAGCACAGCAGATCGCAAAAG
Above is a window of Sulfurimonas marina DNA encoding:
- the purT gene encoding formate-dependent phosphoribosylglycinamide formyltransferase, giving the protein MQFSAPLKSNSKKIMLLGSGELGKEVIIEAQRLGLETIAVDKYENAPAHQVAHRSYVVDMQNKDALLEIIYREKPHYILPEIEALSIDALFEAEDKGYNVIPNANAVSKTMNRKNIRTFAAETLGLKTGPYKFVTTEEGLMGAARELGFPCVIKPVMSSSGHGQSIARSEADIPNSWDMAKEARGDASELIVEAFVDFDYEITMLTARNGKETVFCEPIGHEQRDGDYVFSWQPMEMSEVAKQKAQQIAKEITDGLGGQGLFGVELFVKGDEVYFSEVSPRPHDTGMVTLITQSQSEFALHLRAVLGLPLGFTFYGDGASAAYKTNLHNYAPVISVDDSLFSDNSYVRVFGKPEAHKGRRLAVALVYDKVDAALEKARELIEKVKDN